A genomic window from Streptomyces sp. WMMC940 includes:
- a CDS encoding ferritin-like domain-containing protein — MSTYDHYTSPPQHPVWSVPATGAARFSWEYGSGRDRLLALYQKGKDKQWDGAKRIDWDLEVDPYDPLGTPDEALSLYGTRHWAKMTEKDKGDLRRHYSSWQFSQFLHGEQGAMVCAARIVESVPDLDAKFYSATQVMDEARHAEIYGRFLHEKIGMLYPINDNLQGLLGDTLRDSRWDMPYLGMQVLIEGLALAAFGMIRDTTDKPLPQQILAYVMQDEARHVAFGRMALRDYYEQLTDAELREREEFVIEGCYLMRDRIRGLEVLEDFGIPRREAEEYTEQSEFLHLFRKLLFSRIVPCVKDIGLWGERLQKAYVDMGVFELGDSNLDLLMTQDEELAERLDRERFAAEEAERVAEVEEAIADGAD, encoded by the coding sequence GTGTCGACGTATGACCACTACACCAGCCCGCCCCAGCATCCCGTCTGGTCCGTCCCGGCCACCGGCGCCGCCCGCTTCAGCTGGGAGTACGGCTCAGGCCGGGACCGACTGCTCGCCCTTTACCAGAAGGGCAAGGACAAGCAGTGGGACGGCGCCAAGCGCATCGACTGGGATCTCGAGGTCGACCCGTACGACCCCCTCGGCACCCCCGACGAGGCCCTCAGCCTCTACGGAACGCGCCACTGGGCCAAGATGACCGAGAAGGACAAGGGCGATCTGCGCCGGCACTACTCCTCCTGGCAGTTCAGCCAGTTCCTGCACGGGGAGCAGGGCGCGATGGTGTGCGCGGCGCGGATCGTCGAGTCCGTTCCCGACCTCGACGCCAAGTTCTACTCCGCCACCCAGGTCATGGACGAGGCCCGGCACGCCGAGATCTACGGGCGCTTCCTGCACGAGAAGATCGGGATGCTGTACCCGATCAACGACAACCTCCAGGGCCTGCTCGGCGACACCCTCCGCGACTCCCGCTGGGACATGCCGTACCTCGGCATGCAGGTGCTCATCGAGGGCCTGGCGCTCGCCGCGTTCGGCATGATCCGCGACACCACCGACAAGCCGCTTCCCCAGCAGATCCTGGCCTATGTGATGCAGGACGAGGCCCGGCACGTCGCCTTCGGGCGCATGGCGCTCCGCGACTACTACGAGCAGCTCACGGACGCGGAGCTGCGCGAGCGCGAGGAGTTCGTCATCGAGGGCTGCTACCTCATGCGGGACCGGATCCGCGGGCTGGAGGTCCTGGAGGACTTCGGCATCCCGCGCCGGGAGGCCGAGGAGTACACCGAGCAGTCCGAGTTCCTGCACCTTTTCCGCAAGCTGCTCTTCAGCCGGATCGTGCCCTGCGTCAAGGACATCGGGCTCTGGGGCGAACGGCTCCAGAAAGCGTACGTCGACATGGGCGTGTTCGAACTCGGCGACTCCAACCTCGATCTGCTGATGACCCAGGACGAGGAACTCGCGGAGCGCCTGGACCGGGAGCGCTTCGCGGCGGAGGAGGCGGAGCGGGTGGCCGAGGTGGAGGAGGCGATCGCGGACGGGGCGGACTGA
- a CDS encoding Uma2 family endonuclease, producing MSAAREYGLDDQYEWARPPADGWTADDLDRLPNLPPHTELIDGSLVFMSPQTRFHSRAMRLLENALMDQAPDHLEALREMTIKLDRRNRPEPDVLVVPVEADTGPGQTWFMPEDVVLAVEVVSADSLERDREVKPRKYAQARVPHFWRVEQSDGLPVVYVYELDPATAAYVPVDIFYQTLKVDRPFPIEIDLTAINQRGPRA from the coding sequence ATGAGCGCCGCACGCGAGTACGGGTTGGACGACCAGTACGAGTGGGCCCGCCCGCCGGCGGACGGCTGGACGGCGGACGACCTGGACAGGCTTCCCAACCTTCCTCCGCACACGGAGTTGATCGACGGGAGCCTCGTCTTCATGAGTCCGCAGACCCGATTCCATTCGCGCGCCATGCGTCTTCTGGAGAACGCGCTCATGGACCAGGCACCGGACCACCTGGAGGCCCTCCGGGAGATGACGATCAAACTGGACCGGCGGAACCGGCCGGAGCCGGATGTCCTCGTGGTTCCGGTCGAGGCGGACACCGGTCCCGGCCAGACGTGGTTCATGCCCGAGGACGTCGTCCTCGCCGTCGAGGTCGTCTCGGCCGACTCGCTGGAGCGCGATCGTGAGGTCAAGCCCCGCAAGTACGCCCAGGCCCGCGTTCCGCATTTCTGGCGCGTCGAGCAGAGCGACGGGCTGCCCGTGGTGTACGTGTACGAACTCGACCCGGCCACCGCGGCGTATGTGCCGGTCGACATCTTCTACCAGACGCTCAAGGTCGATCGTCCTTTTCCCATCGAGATCGACCTGACCGCGATCAACCAGCGGGGGCCCCGCGCCTGA
- a CDS encoding penicillin-binding transpeptidase domain-containing protein, which yields MTRYIRRAAALSLFLLAALFVNAVRVQVLQADGLNGSPANRRSAIARYDEPRGTIVVGGRPVTGSKDTGEQLRYERTYPDGPLYAPVTGYSSQKYGTTLLEHAEDGVLSGTDPMLAPLPFWNEFTRSEQPGGRVLTTIRPSMQQAAYRGLDGRRGAVAAIEPSTGRILALVSSPSYDPALLSGNSAEVTAAWRRLNGAESHPMLNRAIRQTYPPGSTFKIVTAAAALEARVVTDADAPTDTPDPFVIPGTRTTLPNPVPGCRKASLVYAIKWSCNTVMANLGAKVGLKGMLETAGRFGFNDESLRIPSGVAASNFDRRMSVDQLALSSIGQFDTTATPLQMAMVAAAVANGGELAHPYLVDRTTTWDGDTVRETPRRSYRRAMFPATALELRRMMVEAAERGTGTRALIDGVTVGGKTGTAQHGVGNAGTPYAWFIAWAQHPDVPRPAVAVAVVVEDPEAAGGEISGGGDAAPIARAVMVEALKPAKP from the coding sequence ATGACGCGGTACATCCGGCGCGCGGCGGCACTGAGCCTGTTCCTGCTCGCCGCGCTGTTCGTGAACGCCGTGCGCGTCCAGGTGCTGCAGGCCGACGGCCTCAACGGCAGCCCCGCGAACCGCCGATCGGCCATCGCGCGCTACGACGAACCGCGCGGGACCATCGTCGTCGGCGGCCGGCCGGTCACGGGCTCGAAGGACACCGGCGAGCAACTGCGGTACGAACGCACCTATCCGGACGGGCCCCTGTACGCGCCGGTCACCGGCTACTCCTCGCAGAAGTACGGCACGACCCTGCTCGAGCACGCGGAGGACGGGGTGCTGTCGGGCACCGACCCGATGCTCGCCCCGCTGCCGTTCTGGAACGAGTTCACCCGCTCCGAGCAGCCCGGTGGCAGGGTCCTGACCACGATCCGGCCGTCCATGCAGCAGGCCGCGTACCGGGGGCTCGACGGCAGGCGCGGGGCGGTCGCGGCGATCGAGCCGTCCACGGGGAGGATCCTGGCGCTCGTCAGCAGCCCCTCGTACGATCCCGCGCTGCTGTCCGGCAACAGCGCGGAGGTCACCGCGGCGTGGCGGCGGCTCAACGGGGCGGAGAGCCATCCGATGCTCAACCGGGCCATCCGGCAGACGTATCCGCCCGGCTCCACGTTCAAGATCGTGACGGCCGCGGCCGCGCTGGAGGCGCGGGTGGTCACGGACGCGGACGCCCCCACGGACACACCCGACCCGTTCGTCATCCCCGGAACCCGGACGACGCTGCCCAACCCCGTGCCGGGCTGCCGCAAGGCGTCCCTGGTGTACGCGATCAAGTGGTCGTGCAACACGGTGATGGCGAACCTGGGCGCGAAGGTGGGGCTGAAGGGGATGCTGGAGACGGCGGGCCGCTTCGGCTTCAACGACGAGTCGCTGCGGATCCCGTCCGGCGTGGCGGCGTCCAACTTCGACCGCCGCATGAGCGTGGACCAGCTGGCACTGTCGTCCATCGGTCAGTTCGACACCACGGCCACGCCCCTGCAGATGGCGATGGTCGCCGCGGCCGTCGCGAACGGCGGCGAGCTGGCCCACCCGTATCTGGTGGACCGCACGACCACCTGGGACGGGGACACGGTCAGGGAGACACCGCGCCGTTCCTACCGTCGAGCGATGTTCCCGGCGACCGCGCTGGAACTGCGGCGGATGATGGTCGAGGCGGCGGAGAGGGGCACGGGGACGCGAGCGCTCATCGACGGGGTGACCGTGGGCGGCAAGACGGGCACGGCGCAGCACGGCGTCGGCAACGCGGGCACGCCGTACGCCTGGTTCATCGCCTGGGCGCAGCACCCTGACGTGCCGCGCCCCGCCGTGGCGGTCGCGGTGGTCGTCGAGGACCCGGAGGCGGCGGGCGGCGAGATCAGCGGCGGCGGCGACGCGGCGCCGATCGCGCGGGCGGTGATGGTCGAGGCGCTGAAGCCGGCGAAGCCCTGA
- a CDS encoding AurF N-oxygenase family protein, giving the protein MTTATERDLTLLRDALGPLRDREQVAARLLESSAKHSFDPDEELDWDAPIEEGKWFWPPELVSLYDTPLWRRMSEEQRMDLARHEAASLASLGIWFEIILMQLLVRHIYDKPVTSNHVRYALTEIADECRHSMMFAKMIQKGGAPAYPVPRVYHNLARVLKTVSTTPGSFAATLLGEEILDWMQRLTFPDERVQTLVRGVTRIHVVEEARHVRYAREELRRQMVTAPRWEQEFTRLSCGEAARVFSVCFINPEVYENVGLDRREAVAQVKASGHRREVMQSGARRLTDFLDDIGVLRGPGRRLWKSSGLLA; this is encoded by the coding sequence ATGACGACTGCGACCGAACGCGATCTCACGCTCCTCCGCGATGCCCTCGGGCCCCTGCGGGACCGCGAACAGGTCGCCGCGCGCCTGCTCGAGTCCTCGGCCAAGCACTCCTTCGACCCCGACGAGGAGCTCGACTGGGACGCCCCGATCGAGGAGGGCAAGTGGTTCTGGCCGCCGGAGCTGGTGTCCCTCTACGACACCCCGCTGTGGCGGCGGATGTCCGAGGAGCAGCGGATGGACCTGGCCCGGCACGAAGCGGCGTCCCTCGCCTCGCTCGGCATCTGGTTCGAGATCATCCTGATGCAGCTGCTGGTGCGGCACATCTACGACAAGCCGGTGACCAGCAATCACGTGCGCTACGCCCTCACCGAGATAGCGGACGAGTGCCGCCACTCGATGATGTTCGCGAAGATGATTCAGAAGGGCGGAGCCCCCGCGTACCCGGTACCGCGGGTCTACCACAACCTCGCCCGCGTCCTGAAGACCGTCTCCACGACCCCGGGTTCCTTCGCGGCCACGCTGCTCGGCGAGGAGATCCTCGACTGGATGCAGCGCCTGACCTTCCCGGACGAGCGCGTCCAGACCCTGGTCCGCGGAGTGACGCGGATCCACGTGGTGGAGGAGGCGCGGCACGTGCGGTACGCGCGTGAGGAGCTGCGCCGCCAGATGGTGACCGCGCCGCGCTGGGAGCAGGAGTTCACCCGGCTCAGCTGCGGCGAGGCGGCCCGGGTCTTCTCCGTGTGCTTCATCAATCCCGAGGTCTACGAGAACGTCGGCCTGGACCGGCGCGAGGCCGTCGCCCAGGTGAAGGCGAGCGGACACCGCCGCGAGGTGATGCAGTCGGGCGCCAGGCGCCTCACGGACTTCCTCGACGACATCGGCGTCCTCCGGGGCCCGGGCCGCCGGCTGTGGAAGAGCTCGGGGCTCCTCGCCTGA
- a CDS encoding TetR/AcrR family transcriptional regulator, giving the protein MTSSAPATRAYRRLSVEERRDQLLRAALTLFAHRAPEDVSLDDVAETAGVSRPLVYRYFPGGKQQLYEAALRSSADALVLCFAEPPTGPPTERLGRVLDRYLDFVDEHDAGFSALMRGGSVAETSRTSAIVDEVRRAAAEQILVHLGVPEPGARVRMMVRTWIAAVEAASLIWLDEDKCPSAGELRDWLVDHLVALLAATAVTDEETAGVVRELLALETRSGPVGTLARRVLPLVGDAGHLL; this is encoded by the coding sequence ATGACCTCCAGTGCTCCCGCGACGCGCGCGTACCGGCGCCTGAGTGTGGAGGAGCGGCGTGACCAGCTCCTCCGCGCCGCCCTCACGCTGTTCGCACACCGGGCGCCGGAGGACGTGTCGCTCGACGACGTGGCCGAGACCGCCGGGGTGTCCCGGCCGCTCGTGTACCGGTACTTCCCCGGCGGCAAGCAGCAGTTGTACGAGGCCGCGCTGCGCAGCTCGGCCGACGCGCTCGTGCTGTGCTTCGCGGAACCGCCCACCGGGCCGCCGACCGAACGACTGGGCCGGGTCCTGGACCGCTACCTCGACTTCGTCGACGAGCACGACGCCGGGTTCAGCGCGCTGATGCGCGGCGGGAGCGTCGCCGAGACGTCCCGGACCAGCGCGATCGTGGACGAGGTGCGGCGCGCGGCCGCCGAGCAGATCCTGGTCCACCTCGGCGTACCGGAACCCGGCGCGCGCGTGCGCATGATGGTGCGCACCTGGATCGCCGCGGTGGAGGCGGCCTCGCTGATCTGGCTGGACGAGGACAAGTGCCCGTCCGCCGGGGAGCTCCGGGACTGGCTCGTCGACCATCTCGTCGCCCTGCTCGCGGCGACCGCGGTCACGGACGAGGAGACCGCGGGCGTCGTCCGGGAACTGCTCGCCCTGGAGACCCGGTCCGGCCCGGTGGGGACGCTCGCCCGGCGCGTACTGCCCCTCGTGGGCGACGCGGGCCACCTGCTCTAG